A portion of the Treponema rectale genome contains these proteins:
- the ilvC gene encoding ketol-acid reductoisomerase, translating into MGNNYFNSIPWREARLQLGHCRSMAKEEFADGVKALQGKKIVIVGCGAQGLNQGMCLRDSGLDVSYALRDSAIAEKRQSWKNATENGFKVGTYDELIPTADLVGNLTPDKQHTPVITEVMKRMKKGSALWYSHGFNMIEEGMQIRPDITVVMCAPKGPGTEVYHEFQRGFGVPDLIAVHPANDPEGKGWAIAKALAVGMGGSKAGVLESSFVAEVKSDLMGEQTILCGMLQAGTIVCYDKMVAEGIAPEYATKLLMHGWNVISEALKWGGITNMMDRLSNPAKIKANELSKEIKTLLTPLYQKHMDDIISGKFSSTMMEDWKAGDKDLLTWREETGKLPFESTKESDEEITEQEYFDKGILMVAMVKAGCELAFETMVDAGIKPESAYYESLHEVPLIANLIDRKRLYEMNRVISDTAEYGCYLFSRVAAPMMAKDLMPKLTTEVIGKGLSVKSNSVPNTQLVEVNAEIRNHPIEVVGRKLRAYMTAMKPVL; encoded by the coding sequence ATGGGAAACAACTATTTTAATTCTATTCCATGGCGTGAAGCACGTCTTCAGCTGGGACACTGCCGCTCAATGGCAAAAGAAGAATTCGCTGACGGAGTAAAAGCTCTTCAGGGAAAGAAAATTGTAATCGTAGGATGCGGTGCCCAGGGTTTAAATCAGGGTATGTGTCTTCGTGACTCAGGTCTTGATGTTTCATATGCACTCCGCGATTCAGCAATTGCAGAAAAACGCCAGTCATGGAAAAACGCTACGGAAAACGGATTCAAAGTAGGAACATATGATGAACTCATTCCTACGGCTGACCTTGTAGGAAACCTTACTCCTGATAAGCAGCACACTCCTGTAATCACAGAAGTTATGAAGAGAATGAAGAAAGGCTCTGCCCTCTGGTACTCACACGGCTTCAACATGATTGAAGAAGGAATGCAGATTCGTCCGGACATCACTGTTGTAATGTGTGCTCCAAAAGGACCGGGAACAGAAGTTTATCATGAATTCCAGCGCGGATTCGGTGTACCTGACCTTATCGCCGTTCACCCTGCAAACGATCCTGAAGGAAAAGGCTGGGCTATTGCAAAAGCTCTTGCTGTAGGTATGGGCGGAAGCAAAGCAGGTGTTCTTGAATCATCATTTGTTGCAGAAGTTAAGTCAGACCTTATGGGTGAACAGACAATTCTCTGCGGTATGCTCCAGGCTGGAACAATCGTATGCTATGACAAGATGGTTGCAGAGGGAATTGCCCCTGAATATGCTACAAAACTTCTGATGCACGGATGGAACGTAATTTCTGAAGCTCTTAAATGGGGTGGAATCACTAACATGATGGACCGCCTTTCTAACCCTGCAAAAATCAAGGCTAACGAACTTTCTAAAGAAATCAAGACTCTCCTTACTCCACTTTATCAGAAGCACATGGACGACATCATTTCTGGAAAATTCTCTTCTACAATGATGGAAGACTGGAAAGCCGGAGACAAAGATCTTCTTACATGGCGTGAAGAAACAGGAAAGCTTCCGTTTGAATCAACAAAGGAATCAGACGAAGAAATCACTGAACAGGAATACTTTGACAAGGGTATTCTTATGGTTGCAATGGTTAAAGCAGGATGCGAACTTGCATTTGAAACAATGGTAGACGCAGGTATCAAACCTGAATCAGCTTACTATGAATCACTTCATGAAGTTCCTCTTATTGCAAACCTTATTGACCGCAAGCGCCTTTATGAAATGAACCGTGTTATTTCTGATACAGCAGAATACGGATGCTATCTTTTCAGCCGCGTAGCAGCTCCTATGATGGCAAAAGACCTTATGCCTAAACTTACAACTGAAGTAATCGGAAAGGGTCTCAGCGTAAAGAGCAACAGCGTTCCTAACACTCAGCTTGTAGAAGTAAATGCCGAAATCCGCAATCACCCGATTGAAGTAGTAGGCCGCAAGCTCCGTGCTTACATGACAGCAATGAAACCAGTATTGTAA
- a CDS encoding TIGR04133 family radical SAM/SPASM protein, which yields MYVTEYFRRFIFRCYRNRVIKKHELNYLFWECTLRCNLNCKHCGSDCLKTSDVEDMPLEDFVQVLDDIKQNNTSRHLTVCITGGEPLLRTDLEEAGKQIVKRGFNWGIVTNALAFTPERFASLLKSGMTSISFSLDGLKEQHTALRKNPCSFERTVNAIKTVVKFQKDNPGYFAFDVITCVHKNNLEELPALRNFLIELGVERWRIFSIFPSGRAAENNLALSGREYVRLMEFIKETRKYKDKKGNGIRLNYACEGFLGKYELKVRDYYFFCRGGINVGSVMCDGNVSACLSVRGKDFIQGNIYHRPFMQIWNEEYKNLRNRNWAKKGRCALCKEWKNCLGNGLHLYNSMSEEPAHCNLQMLAEIT from the coding sequence ATGTATGTCACAGAATATTTCAGACGTTTTATTTTTCGTTGTTACAGAAACAGAGTTATAAAAAAACACGAGCTTAATTATTTATTCTGGGAGTGTACGTTACGGTGCAACCTTAACTGTAAACATTGTGGAAGTGACTGCCTTAAAACTTCTGATGTAGAAGATATGCCGCTTGAGGATTTTGTACAGGTGCTTGATGATATTAAGCAGAATAACACTTCAAGGCATCTGACTGTCTGCATTACGGGAGGGGAACCTCTTTTGCGCACTGATCTTGAAGAGGCAGGTAAACAGATTGTAAAGAGGGGATTCAACTGGGGAATCGTTACTAATGCCCTTGCCTTTACACCGGAGCGCTTTGCTTCACTATTAAAAAGCGGAATGACTTCCATAAGTTTTTCTCTTGACGGACTTAAAGAGCAGCATACGGCTCTCAGAAAAAATCCCTGTTCCTTTGAAAGAACAGTAAATGCAATAAAGACGGTCGTAAAGTTTCAGAAAGATAATCCGGGATATTTTGCTTTTGATGTAATTACCTGTGTTCATAAAAATAATCTTGAGGAACTTCCAGCCCTCAGGAATTTTTTGATTGAACTGGGGGTTGAGCGCTGGCGGATATTTTCTATATTTCCGTCAGGTCGTGCTGCAGAAAATAATCTTGCCCTTTCTGGCCGGGAATATGTCCGGCTTATGGAGTTTATAAAAGAAACAAGAAAGTATAAAGATAAAAAAGGAAACGGTATCAGGCTGAATTATGCCTGTGAAGGTTTTCTTGGAAAATATGAACTTAAAGTAAGGGATTATTATTTTTTCTGTCGCGGTGGAATAAATGTCGGCTCCGTTATGTGCGACGGAAATGTAAGCGCGTGTCTTTCTGTACGGGGAAAAGATTTTATTCAGGGTAACATTTATCACAGACCTTTCATGCAGATATGGAATGAAGAATATAAAAATCTTCGGAACAGAAACTGGGCAAAGAAGGGCAGGTGTGCTTTATGTAAAGAATGGAAGAACTGTCTTGGAAACGGTCTTCATCTATATAATTCAATGTCTGAAGAACCTGCACACTGTAACCTTCAGATGCTGGCTGAGATAACTTGA
- a CDS encoding sugar ABC transporter substrate-binding protein, producing the protein MKRIFLLLTVCIIQTLAVSCKKQNALIASICFDSNIEWFQEGIQGMEDASSENHIKFISYNSYYDTGMEFQLAEKLVKSHIKAVIISPIDYTKSVPAIDFLKKHGVKVVTWNTFVNYPVDSEVIVNSQKLGEITGTYLKEYVNEHKLSEVKAAFITNNSYTIAKERCNGFKSAVQSLVDSKKIIVKAEINSELTEETKRNVRTLLNDHPDIQLIWCWNQTTLSACLQTLKEMERTDILICGTDLTKSIALEMLRPNSKVLAVSVQNPYLMGYTALENALNTIKGKDVERIVEIPVNLYTSQDLDALEEYIAR; encoded by the coding sequence ATGAAAAGAATATTTCTGCTGCTTACCGTCTGCATTATCCAGACTCTTGCAGTTTCCTGTAAAAAACAGAATGCCCTCATAGCGTCCATATGCTTTGATTCGAATATTGAATGGTTTCAGGAAGGCATACAGGGAATGGAAGACGCATCTTCAGAAAACCATATAAAATTTATAAGTTATAACTCATATTATGATACCGGCATGGAATTCCAGCTTGCAGAAAAACTTGTAAAATCCCATATCAAGGCAGTCATAATAAGCCCGATTGATTACACAAAAAGCGTTCCTGCAATAGATTTTCTAAAAAAACACGGCGTAAAAGTCGTTACCTGGAACACCTTCGTAAATTACCCTGTAGACAGTGAAGTTATTGTCAATTCACAGAAACTGGGAGAGATTACCGGAACCTATCTGAAGGAATATGTAAACGAACACAAGCTTTCAGAAGTTAAGGCTGCATTCATAACAAATAATTCCTATACAATTGCAAAGGAACGCTGCAACGGATTTAAATCTGCAGTACAGTCTCTTGTTGATTCTAAAAAAATTATCGTAAAGGCAGAAATCAACAGTGAACTTACAGAAGAAACCAAACGAAACGTAAGAACACTTCTTAATGATCATCCGGACATTCAGCTCATATGGTGCTGGAACCAGACTACCCTTAGCGCCTGCTTACAAACTCTAAAAGAAATGGAGCGTACAGATATACTCATTTGCGGAACTGACCTTACAAAAAGTATTGCCCTTGAGATGCTGAGGCCAAATTCAAAAGTTCTTGCAGTTTCGGTACAGAATCCATATCTTATGGGTTATACTGCGCTGGAAAATGCCCTGAACACAATAAAAGGAAAAGACGTTGAACGCATTGTAGAAATTCCGGTAAATCTCTACACAAGTCAGGACCTCGACGCTCTGGAAGAATACATAGCAAGGTAA
- a CDS encoding NUDIX domain-containing protein: MQNTNEPPIKQLTHELKYENKWMKVYEDKILRSSGKEGLYGVVEKGEFALIVPFDGKYLYLVEQYRYPLKVKTLEFPQGMLEKSDTGLTEGARRELKEETGLSAGFIQEAGTFFTAVGFSDQTGHVFYATELSQGNQHLDEEEEDLKIKTVTPSDFETLIKANMIKDSGTLSAYAMLKSRGIL, translated from the coding sequence ATGCAGAACACTAACGAACCGCCTATAAAACAGCTTACCCACGAATTAAAATACGAAAACAAGTGGATGAAAGTCTACGAAGACAAAATCCTGCGTTCCAGCGGAAAGGAAGGACTTTACGGAGTTGTAGAAAAAGGTGAGTTTGCCCTTATAGTGCCTTTTGACGGTAAATATCTTTATCTTGTAGAACAGTACCGCTACCCTCTTAAAGTAAAAACACTGGAATTTCCTCAGGGAATGCTGGAAAAATCAGACACCGGCCTTACGGAAGGCGCCCGCCGGGAACTAAAAGAAGAAACAGGGCTTTCAGCAGGATTCATTCAGGAAGCAGGCACTTTTTTTACGGCAGTAGGCTTTTCTGATCAGACCGGACATGTTTTTTATGCCACGGAACTCTCTCAAGGAAACCAGCACCTTGATGAAGAGGAAGAAGACCTTAAAATAAAAACTGTAACTCCCTCAGATTTTGAAACCTTAATAAAGGCAAACATGATAAAGGATTCCGGAACCCTTTCTGCCTATGCAATGCTCAAATCCAGGGGAATTTTATAG
- a CDS encoding sensor domain-containing diguanylate cyclase, producing the protein MRQLKIQLPVIASILITLGCIIGVAFWFDSNTESLIEKSVKQSLEQTCRAQSAGFKTRLEDQLTMLRSMAMHFDSTDMNNFDQIKSSISQFKNTATFSSLYVADKNGRAISTENEEINIYNMDFFDKTFSNQEIITKQILPGTNYTESLILSVPIRKKRQTTGILFGVYSGEGLNTFIEGFNYNENASSILISSDGMIIARSKNSKLVTNRIVNFFDLGTSWGINGDTDINTVKSALNTSKPLVIPYETGSQKRMAILAPVAVSGWFYALITPQTVITDMSTTISSQIIAVEIILSLAFMILIFSIIYLVKNNNEMLRANEKFRIATKQTQTIVFDYDFFKERLELSGDTEFLSTKYIDRLQGKQVIDLINNVHPDDISFIKDIQDLRNNTETAFNREVRIKCRDENYYWFKFIGTVVRTENGAAHRFVGNLVNVDEVMNKEQLLKQKAEEDPLTGLLNKSTFRERIEKVLGNSGDSELYAFYIIDLDNFKKVNDTMGHTVGDKVLLDTAKKLCMVFSDKDFVGRVGGDEFAAFLKLQAVDHITGEKILQSKAKAICTKLNELYSDGNIKVNVSSSIGVAIYPKHGTKYSDLFKHADKALYVAKNNGKNQFHIYSK; encoded by the coding sequence ATGCGTCAGTTAAAAATACAGCTTCCGGTTATCGCCTCAATTTTAATAACCTTAGGATGTATCATAGGCGTTGCCTTCTGGTTTGACTCAAATACTGAATCCCTGATTGAAAAATCCGTAAAACAATCTCTTGAACAGACATGCCGTGCACAGTCTGCCGGGTTTAAAACAAGGCTTGAAGACCAGCTTACGATGCTCCGTTCGATGGCAATGCATTTTGACTCAACGGACATGAATAATTTTGACCAGATTAAGTCTTCCATCTCCCAGTTTAAGAATACGGCAACTTTTTCTTCCCTCTACGTAGCTGATAAAAACGGCCGTGCCATTTCAACAGAAAATGAAGAAATAAATATTTATAACATGGATTTCTTTGACAAAACCTTCTCCAACCAGGAAATAATCACAAAACAGATTCTCCCGGGAACAAATTATACGGAAAGCCTCATTCTTTCTGTCCCGATCCGTAAAAAACGCCAGACCACAGGTATTCTTTTTGGAGTTTATTCAGGAGAAGGACTTAACACGTTTATAGAAGGATTCAACTACAACGAAAACGCGTCTTCAATCCTTATTTCTTCCGACGGAATGATTATCGCCCGTTCTAAAAATTCAAAACTGGTTACAAACCGGATAGTAAACTTCTTTGACCTGGGTACATCCTGGGGAATCAACGGAGATACGGATATAAATACTGTAAAATCAGCCTTGAACACATCAAAACCTCTTGTAATTCCCTATGAAACAGGTTCTCAGAAAAGAATGGCCATTCTTGCGCCGGTTGCAGTCAGCGGATGGTTTTACGCACTGATTACGCCTCAGACTGTAATAACGGACATGTCAACGACTATTTCTTCACAGATTATTGCCGTAGAAATCATATTGTCCCTAGCATTCATGATACTGATTTTTTCCATAATATATCTTGTTAAAAACAATAATGAAATGCTGAGGGCAAACGAAAAATTCCGCATTGCTACAAAGCAGACCCAGACTATTGTATTTGACTATGATTTCTTCAAGGAACGTCTCGAACTTTCCGGAGACACTGAATTTTTAAGCACAAAATACATAGACCGGCTTCAGGGTAAGCAGGTTATTGATCTGATTAACAATGTTCATCCAGATGATATTTCTTTTATTAAGGACATTCAGGACCTCAGGAACAATACAGAAACAGCTTTCAACCGTGAAGTAAGAATAAAATGCCGTGATGAAAACTACTACTGGTTCAAATTCATCGGAACAGTCGTACGAACGGAAAATGGAGCCGCCCACCGTTTTGTAGGAAACCTCGTCAATGTTGATGAAGTAATGAATAAAGAACAGCTCCTTAAGCAGAAGGCAGAAGAAGATCCGCTGACTGGTCTCCTCAATAAATCAACCTTCAGGGAACGCATAGAAAAAGTTCTCGGCAATTCCGGAGACAGTGAGCTTTATGCTTTCTACATAATTGATCTGGACAATTTCAAAAAAGTAAACGATACCATGGGACATACCGTAGGAGACAAAGTACTTCTTGATACTGCAAAAAAACTCTGCATGGTATTCAGCGACAAAGATTTCGTAGGAAGAGTCGGAGGCGATGAATTCGCAGCCTTCCTTAAGCTTCAGGCCGTTGATCATATTACCGGAGAAAAAATTCTTCAGTCAAAAGCAAAAGCCATCTGCACTAAACTGAATGAACTCTACTCTGATGGAAATATCAAGGTAAACGTCTCTTCAAGTATCGGTGTTGCCATATATCCTAAACACGGAACAAAATATTCAGACCTGTTCAAGCATGCAGACAAGGCTCTTTACGTTGCAAAGAACAACGGTAAAAATCAGTTCCATATTTATTCAAAATAA
- a CDS encoding threonine aldolase family protein yields MLSFESDYIEGAHPLILDALVKSNMEALSGYGADRFTKSAKTKIAEACSCPDAQIAFITGGTQTNQIVIDTMLRQFEGVAAASTGHVSVHEAGAIEYTGRKVLTLPSHNGKMDAAELDKYISDFYSDGNCEHMVFPGMAYISYPTEYGTLYSKKELTALSEVCRKYKIPLYMDGARLGYGLMSRECDLTLSDIARLCDVFYIGGTKVGALCGEAVVFTKNNMPAHFEHLIKKHGALLAKGRLNAIQFDTLFTDNLYFTLGKNAIDRAEELKSVFIQKGYKFFIDSPTNQQFVILENKKLKQLAENVKFSFWEKYDDSHTVVRFATSWATTSEKISELEKLL; encoded by the coding sequence ATGCTGTCATTTGAAAGTGATTATATAGAAGGTGCTCATCCCCTTATTCTTGATGCACTTGTAAAAAGCAACATGGAAGCTCTGTCCGGATATGGTGCAGACCGTTTTACAAAGTCTGCAAAGACTAAAATTGCAGAAGCCTGTTCCTGTCCGGATGCTCAGATTGCATTTATAACAGGCGGAACTCAAACAAATCAGATTGTAATTGATACAATGCTCCGTCAGTTTGAAGGTGTAGCTGCTGCTTCTACAGGACATGTCAGCGTTCATGAAGCAGGTGCAATAGAGTATACCGGCCGCAAGGTTCTTACACTTCCGTCTCATAACGGAAAAATGGATGCTGCAGAACTGGATAAATACATAAGTGATTTTTATTCTGACGGAAACTGTGAGCACATGGTTTTTCCGGGAATGGCTTATATTTCTTATCCTACTGAATATGGAACTCTTTATTCAAAGAAAGAGCTTACTGCCCTCAGTGAAGTTTGCCGTAAGTATAAGATTCCGCTTTATATGGACGGAGCCCGTCTGGGGTATGGTCTTATGAGCAGGGAATGTGATCTTACTCTTTCTGATATTGCACGGCTGTGTGATGTTTTTTATATTGGTGGAACTAAAGTAGGTGCGTTATGCGGAGAAGCTGTTGTTTTTACAAAAAATAATATGCCTGCACATTTTGAGCATCTGATAAAAAAACATGGTGCACTCCTTGCAAAAGGCCGTCTTAATGCAATTCAGTTTGATACGCTGTTTACAGATAATCTTTATTTTACACTCGGAAAGAATGCAATTGACCGCGCTGAAGAATTGAAATCTGTTTTTATACAGAAAGGATATAAATTCTTTATTGATTCTCCAACTAACCAGCAGTTTGTAATTCTGGAAAATAAGAAGTTGAAGCAGCTTGCCGAAAATGTAAAATTCAGTTTCTGGGAAAAATATGATGATTCCCATACGGTTGTACGTTTTGCAACAAGCTGGGCGACAACATCAGAAAAAATAAGCGAACTTGAAAAGCTGTTATAA